The proteins below come from a single Nostoc sp. KVJ3 genomic window:
- the cas5d gene encoding type I-D CRISPR-associated protein Cas5/Csc1, translating into MSTIPFQQAKLVELYCLEPVFFASRELSDTYYTEGVIGNYALTYALGRVNSPYRLQGQATGRPTYKEDLQPIAHDFYILPASPVGRVTFRFERFNALSDSYWYAMTNNRVATAREDLPLQRQGKKPSSFRPSNFPQTGRLRMIERRNKFQTLVFGNYQLPNYIRLGKFMSKVKLNVLNEFPVTLLPEGEYQSQHYLNAADLPQQIEALAFDLISIPPAPIIKNLRFRGAAWQVGEMIVPAGLHFCGRESSNE; encoded by the coding sequence ATGTCAACAATTCCTTTTCAGCAGGCAAAACTTGTTGAATTATACTGTCTTGAACCAGTCTTTTTTGCCTCTAGGGAGTTGTCTGATACCTATTACACTGAGGGGGTAATTGGGAATTATGCTCTTACCTATGCTTTAGGTAGAGTAAATTCCCCCTATCGCCTCCAAGGTCAGGCTACCGGACGACCAACCTACAAAGAAGATTTACAACCAATAGCGCACGATTTTTATATCTTACCAGCTTCACCAGTAGGTAGAGTTACATTCAGATTTGAACGTTTCAATGCTCTTTCTGATTCTTACTGGTATGCAATGACTAATAACCGTGTTGCTACGGCGCGGGAAGATTTACCATTACAACGCCAAGGGAAAAAACCAAGTTCATTTAGACCAAGTAATTTTCCGCAAACTGGAAGACTGCGGATGATTGAACGCAGAAACAAATTTCAAACTTTGGTATTTGGAAATTATCAATTACCAAATTATATTCGCCTTGGTAAATTCATGAGTAAAGTCAAGCTGAATGTGCTTAATGAATTTCCTGTGACTTTACTACCAGAAGGTGAATATCAAAGTCAACATTATCTAAATGCTGCTGATTTACCACAGCAAATAGAGGCTTTAGCATTCGATTTAATTTCTATTCCTCCTGCACCCATCATTAAAAATCTTCGTTTTCGGGGTGCTGCTTGGCAAGTTGGAGAAATGATTGTACCAGCAGGGTTACATTTTTGTGGTAGAGAAAGTAGTAATGAGTAA
- a CDS encoding 2OG-Fe(II) oxygenase yields the protein MKHYQQQTNAFPSDYLNNLWGEIQACPYFAINNLNRDFVATKGFSVVFQRSGLAKVEQQFPYFKPYLDLALQANCNAFYLNPLQLKEGSRVDPHIDRSLRSYSKTIEPPAVVSVLYVRVPADMEGGELVLRSHKRQLGQIKPQFNTLVYFQGDLTHSVNAVKTPGNRLSLVCEQYSLSDVELQEIPEFTVESRSTQSTKKQKKYAS from the coding sequence GTGAAACACTATCAACAACAAACCAACGCCTTCCCCAGCGACTACCTAAACAACTTGTGGGGAGAAATCCAAGCTTGTCCTTACTTTGCGATCAACAACCTCAACCGCGATTTTGTCGCCACTAAAGGATTTTCTGTAGTGTTTCAACGTTCTGGATTAGCAAAAGTAGAACAGCAGTTTCCCTACTTCAAACCTTACCTAGATTTGGCTCTTCAGGCGAATTGTAATGCTTTTTACCTCAATCCTTTACAGCTAAAAGAAGGCTCCCGCGTCGATCCGCATATCGATCGCTCTTTACGTTCCTACTCCAAAACCATTGAACCGCCGGCGGTTGTGAGTGTTCTCTATGTGCGCGTACCTGCGGATATGGAAGGGGGAGAACTGGTATTGCGATCGCACAAACGCCAACTTGGGCAAATTAAGCCCCAATTCAATACTTTAGTTTATTTTCAAGGTGATTTAACCCATTCGGTTAACGCTGTCAAAACCCCAGGAAATCGCCTCAGTCTCGTTTGTGAACAGTATAGTTTGAGTGATGTTGAACTCCAAGAAATACCTGAGTTCACTGTAGAGTCAAGAAGCACTCAGTCTACAAAAAAGCAAAAAAAGTATGCCTCATAG
- the cas3 gene encoding type I-D CRISPR-associated helicase Cas3', with translation MSNQKLVIRLEPRSISACASPDKISFIRNALQHQLDVFEQSKDVDIILDLAPTGTGKTKAGLTVLKHQPNKSAIYIAPTNALIEQQTEAAKEFVRDANLPHVVKSASAKDIKSWSNDKVGSRSGEKLYNVLRNPATVFPDVGVNTPIILVTNPDIFYYATFFAYNNLDRGNIASSFYTKFSTVIFDEFHLYDAKQLVGMLFYLAYSQVFRFFENGRKIVLLTATPEPACELALQNLKQAGVKIARIDGEAGNTNLLPSQTAVNLELRPKPDSKEEWLAELAAEVVQRFRERPDENGAVILDSLDNINRLSDLLRQQGLGDDIGRITGPAPKKDRQRAMQCQIILATSTVDVGFNFERHPQPKRQNLDWLIFSARDRAAFWQRIGRVGRVLGKSETNIDSEAIAYLPANAWEEGLTSLDTTGGRTALKNLLETLPCLDKPFLKAYWRSEAFLEIARPLLELEEMLDGLAEEKLILELFNTLKSIFEGNRTWDDYRYRMKLLRGAETIAKKTPKEIKKDWKYIKGGQAFVRTFIKAKFPEDWDDLQAGRTTLDEYVDLFQKDEDALAELKEFAEVFSTSYAPLFSFRSSLFESLSIRDPHGFILDESEETRLDPFHLLRYYEFVQNGDYIEVTSRATETYQLSFELRYTDNWQEFISTELNKLTAFKNCRIIRTLGGGTRPTDGIESLNRHLLPGVIICPRTNAAVIFQLNKQGIISYPINIVCNDMEKEYRFFSGLSGILTMAMKFKQLRLPDDEVFIAG, from the coding sequence ATGAGTAATCAAAAATTAGTTATCAGATTAGAACCACGCAGTATTTCAGCCTGTGCATCGCCAGATAAAATATCTTTCATCAGGAATGCACTTCAACATCAATTAGATGTATTTGAACAATCTAAGGATGTTGATATTATTCTTGATTTAGCACCAACTGGCACAGGTAAAACTAAAGCAGGATTAACAGTATTAAAGCATCAGCCAAATAAAAGTGCTATTTACATTGCTCCAACAAATGCTTTAATTGAACAGCAAACAGAAGCCGCAAAAGAATTTGTACGTGATGCTAACTTACCTCATGTCGTCAAATCTGCTTCTGCTAAAGACATTAAAAGCTGGTCTAACGATAAAGTTGGTAGTCGTTCAGGGGAAAAGCTGTATAACGTATTACGGAATCCAGCTACAGTTTTTCCCGATGTTGGAGTTAATACGCCTATCATTTTAGTCACAAATCCTGATATCTTTTACTATGCAACTTTCTTTGCATATAACAACTTAGATAGAGGTAATATCGCCAGTAGTTTTTACACCAAATTTTCGACAGTCATTTTTGATGAATTTCACCTCTACGATGCTAAACAGCTAGTAGGAATGTTGTTTTATCTCGCTTATTCTCAAGTTTTTCGCTTTTTCGAGAACGGACGCAAGATAGTTTTGCTGACAGCTACACCAGAACCAGCTTGTGAATTAGCATTGCAGAATTTAAAACAGGCTGGTGTAAAGATAGCAAGAATTGATGGAGAAGCAGGTAATACTAATCTTTTACCATCACAAACAGCAGTTAATCTGGAATTAAGACCAAAACCAGATAGTAAGGAAGAGTGGTTAGCAGAGTTAGCAGCAGAAGTTGTCCAACGTTTTCGAGAAAGACCTGATGAAAATGGGGCTGTAATTCTTGACTCTCTTGATAATATTAATCGTCTCTCAGATTTACTGCGACAGCAAGGACTTGGTGATGACATCGGACGTATAACTGGCCCTGCACCCAAAAAAGATAGACAAAGGGCTATGCAGTGTCAAATCATTTTGGCTACTAGCACTGTAGATGTAGGATTTAACTTTGAAAGACATCCTCAACCGAAACGGCAAAATTTAGATTGGTTGATTTTTTCAGCACGCGATCGCGCCGCATTTTGGCAGAGAATTGGTAGAGTAGGGCGTGTTTTGGGTAAATCGGAAACTAATATTGATTCAGAAGCCATTGCTTACTTACCTGCTAACGCCTGGGAAGAAGGTTTAACCTCTCTAGATACTACCGGGGGACGTACAGCGTTAAAAAACTTACTTGAAACACTTCCCTGTTTAGATAAGCCTTTTTTAAAAGCTTATTGGCGTTCAGAAGCATTTCTAGAAATTGCCCGTCCCTTGTTGGAATTGGAAGAAATGCTTGATGGTTTAGCTGAAGAAAAATTGATTTTGGAGTTATTCAATACTCTAAAATCTATTTTTGAAGGAAACAGAACTTGGGATGATTATCGCTATAGAATGAAACTTTTACGAGGCGCTGAAACTATTGCGAAAAAAACGCCCAAAGAAATTAAAAAGGATTGGAAGTATATCAAAGGTGGTCAGGCTTTTGTCAGAACATTTATCAAGGCTAAATTTCCTGAAGATTGGGATGACTTACAAGCTGGACGTACAACTTTAGACGAATACGTAGATTTATTTCAAAAAGATGAAGATGCACTAGCTGAGTTAAAAGAATTTGCTGAAGTTTTTAGTACAAGCTATGCACCTTTATTTAGTTTTCGTTCTAGTCTGTTTGAAAGTCTTTCCATTCGCGATCCTCATGGTTTTATTCTAGATGAATCGGAGGAAACAAGACTAGATCCTTTTCACCTATTACGCTATTACGAATTTGTCCAAAATGGTGATTATATTGAAGTCACCAGTCGTGCTACTGAAACTTATCAATTGAGTTTTGAATTACGCTACACTGATAACTGGCAAGAATTTATCAGTACAGAACTTAACAAATTAACAGCTTTTAAAAATTGTCGAATTATCCGCACTCTTGGAGGGGGAACACGACCCACAGACGGAATAGAATCTTTGAATAGGCATCTCTTACCAGGAGTAATTATTTGCCCCAGAACAAATGCTGCTGTTATTTTCCAATTAAACAAGCAAGGAATTATTTCTTATCCAATAAACATTGTTTGCAATGATATGGAGAAAGAATATAGATTCTTTTCAGGCTTGTCAGGAATTTTAACAATGGCAATGAAGTTTAAACAGCTACGTCTTCCAGATGATGAGGTTTTTATTGCAGGATAA
- a CDS encoding LamG domain-containing protein, with translation MPLYKAQTESSGIIIPTDIRTTANDSDYILAVNSTTQQLYKITKADLLAGLSSSGGSSGGGTSYFADVVLLLPFNTNTVDIKGNIITTSGAPTIDTSIFKYGGGSLHLDGSSYVSVANASPLALGSSDFTIECWVYPEFSGSVKDIATHRTNYATDQAWSINTYSPSGLGNLGFYANNSNAISLTTSYAPTQNVWTHIAVVRSGNTFTMYANGNSIGSTSSSSAIQSTSADIHIGNAPDQGSENWAGNIDDFGITKFAKYTANFTPPTQLPTS, from the coding sequence ATGCCATTGTATAAAGCACAAACAGAATCATCAGGAATTATTATTCCTACAGATATCAGAACTACTGCAAATGATAGCGACTATATTCTTGCGGTTAATAGTACTACTCAACAACTCTACAAAATAACAAAAGCTGACTTACTAGCAGGTTTATCAAGCAGTGGCGGCTCATCTGGTGGAGGTACAAGCTACTTCGCTGACGTTGTACTGTTACTGCCCTTTAACACCAACACTGTAGACATTAAAGGCAACATAATTACAACGTCAGGTGCGCCGACGATAGATACTAGCATATTCAAATATGGTGGTGGATCTCTACACCTTGATGGCAGTAGCTATGTGAGTGTTGCGAATGCTTCTCCACTCGCTCTTGGCTCATCTGACTTCACCATCGAGTGTTGGGTGTATCCTGAGTTTTCGGGAAGTGTAAAGGATATTGCTACACATCGTACAAACTATGCCACAGACCAAGCTTGGAGTATCAATACCTATAGTCCTTCGGGTTTAGGCAACCTTGGATTCTATGCCAACAATAGCAATGCAATATCACTTACAACGTCTTATGCACCAACACAAAATGTATGGACACATATAGCAGTAGTGAGAAGTGGTAACACGTTTACTATGTATGCTAATGGGAATAGCATCGGTAGCACGTCTAGCAGTAGCGCCATACAATCTACAAGTGCCGACATCCACATCGGTAACGCACCAGACCAAGGTAGTGAGAATTGGGCAGGAAACATCGATGATTTTGGAATAACGAAGTTTGCAAAATACACCGCGAATTTTACGCCACCTACACAGCTACCTACAAGCTAA
- the cas6 gene encoding CRISPR-associated endoribonuclease Cas6 gives MPHSLVLNLLPQSPIPSQYLTGRHLHALFLTLVSSVDRTLGDRLHDSTADKAFTLSPLQIDSYFKGGKRGSQLQYSHQEPIPAGTPCWWRISLLDDTLFSQLTQLWLNLNPNRPWHLGPADLYITSIQGTPQSIQPWANASTYAQLYEEASDRNSSINLSFSTPTAFRQGQYDTTLPTRESVFNSLLSRWNKYSGIELNQIAIESIFPSFVNIHTEILADSRSKFIGILGEVNYKILGAIEPIQIKQLNALADFALYSGVGRKTTMGMGMTRRLYSP, from the coding sequence ATGCCTCATAGCTTAGTATTAAATTTGCTTCCCCAGTCTCCTATACCCTCCCAGTATCTTACCGGCAGACATCTTCATGCTTTATTTTTAACACTCGTTAGTTCCGTAGATAGAACATTAGGCGATCGCCTCCACGATTCCACCGCAGACAAAGCTTTCACCCTCTCCCCCCTACAAATTGACAGTTATTTCAAGGGGGGTAAAAGAGGATCTCAATTGCAATACTCTCATCAAGAACCCATTCCCGCCGGGACTCCTTGTTGGTGGCGTATTTCTTTATTAGACGATACTCTCTTTAGCCAACTTACCCAACTCTGGCTAAATCTTAATCCCAATCGCCCTTGGCATCTTGGCCCTGCTGACTTATATATTACCAGCATTCAAGGTACACCCCAATCTATTCAACCTTGGGCAAATGCCAGTACTTATGCTCAATTATACGAAGAAGCTAGCGATCGCAATTCTTCCATTAACCTGAGTTTCTCCACGCCTACCGCCTTCCGCCAAGGACAGTATGATACTACCCTTCCCACTAGAGAATCTGTGTTTAATTCTCTACTTTCCCGATGGAATAAATACAGTGGCATAGAATTGAATCAGATTGCCATCGAGTCAATATTTCCTTCTTTTGTCAACATTCATACAGAAATATTAGCAGACTCTCGTAGTAAATTTATTGGCATTCTTGGCGAAGTTAATTACAAGATTTTGGGGGCAATTGAACCGATCCAAATTAAGCAACTTAACGCCTTAGCTGACTTTGCTTTGTATAGCGGTGTCGGTAGAAAAACAACAATGGGTATGGGAATGACGCGACGGCTGTATTCTCCATAA
- a CDS encoding tyrosine-type recombinase/integrase: protein MSIMVNSSKTPTGKAKKGQVTVRVDSGSVKACFPRPHFPGEPSQVKIATGISNVDGWQAEADKLKRRLQLETEEGKLSLPGGKFNRKRYFEILVEYKLKPDLKIVESAVISDGQLPPKPELSVMEIWDIYCSFRRESLSETVYQLKFKGEYLRAIKKSADEVGEHPLEMRNWLLGNYSHSTVKRILSCLAEAYRLAVKQKMVGQNLFDGMSEDINAKGKRNRIIDQSKEIESDDDVLDKSKAYTWNEAQEILKYIQDDSNRVKHYYNLIKFKFLTGCRTGEAIALWWCDIEWERERILLRRNYNNRLKIYKSTKNDTVRMFPMPGDGELWNLLKSISQGEPNENIFKNKAGKPINADSLQRVWHGYEASRNKGIIPELIKQGKVKKYLPCYNTRHTFITHQIFDLGRDAAIVNTWCEHSEEMSKKHYRDIEKYATQINPELPANQQVKQQSELDALKEQLRKQQETIDKLLEEKG, encoded by the coding sequence ATGAGCATTATGGTAAATAGCAGCAAAACACCAACGGGTAAGGCTAAGAAGGGTCAAGTAACTGTCAGGGTTGATTCAGGGAGTGTCAAGGCTTGCTTCCCTCGCCCTCACTTTCCTGGTGAGCCTAGCCAGGTGAAGATAGCAACGGGTATATCAAATGTCGATGGTTGGCAAGCGGAAGCAGATAAATTAAAGCGGCGATTGCAACTAGAGACAGAAGAGGGTAAGTTGTCTCTCCCTGGTGGGAAGTTCAACAGGAAGCGGTATTTTGAGATATTGGTCGAATACAAACTTAAGCCAGATTTAAAGATAGTAGAAAGTGCTGTTATCTCAGATGGACAGCTACCGCCAAAGCCAGAATTATCTGTAATGGAGATATGGGATATATACTGCTCATTCAGGCGGGAAAGCCTATCGGAAACCGTATATCAGCTAAAATTCAAAGGAGAGTACTTACGAGCTATTAAAAAGTCAGCTGATGAAGTTGGCGAACATCCTTTAGAGATGCGTAACTGGCTACTAGGAAATTACAGTCACTCAACAGTTAAGCGAATTTTGTCTTGCCTGGCAGAAGCTTATCGATTAGCTGTTAAGCAAAAAATGGTTGGTCAAAATCTTTTTGATGGGATGTCAGAAGATATCAATGCTAAGGGTAAACGTAATCGCATAATTGACCAAAGCAAGGAAATAGAAAGTGATGATGATGTGCTAGATAAAAGCAAGGCTTATACATGGAATGAAGCACAAGAAATATTGAAGTACATTCAAGATGATAGCAATAGAGTCAAGCATTACTATAATCTTATTAAATTTAAGTTTCTCACTGGCTGTAGAACGGGAGAAGCAATAGCTTTGTGGTGGTGTGATATTGAATGGGAGAGAGAAAGAATATTGCTAAGAAGGAATTATAATAATCGCCTTAAAATTTACAAATCCACTAAAAACGACACGGTAAGAATGTTCCCCATGCCTGGAGATGGGGAACTATGGAATCTTTTAAAATCCATCTCGCAGGGAGAGCCAAATGAAAATATATTTAAAAATAAGGCAGGGAAGCCGATAAACGCTGACTCCTTACAGCGTGTATGGCACGGTTACGAAGCATCAAGAAACAAAGGTATTATCCCTGAATTAATTAAACAAGGAAAAGTGAAAAAGTATTTACCTTGTTACAACACACGACACACATTCATTACTCACCAAATATTTGATTTAGGTAGAGATGCAGCAATAGTAAATACATGGTGTGAGCATAGTGAAGAGATGTCAAAAAAACATTACAGGGATATTGAGAAGTATGCAACACAAATCAACCCTGAGTTACCAGCCAATCAGCAAGTCAAGCAACAATCAGAGCTTGACGCACTGAAGGAACAACTACGTAAACAGCAAGAAACAATCGACAAACTACTGGAAGAAAAAGGATGA
- the cas7d gene encoding type I-D CRISPR-associated protein Cas7/Csc2 translates to MSISKLSSVLATSYENFPKGRFITLVVLRTTHSETIFRTEGSGEPMCSEFVQAGLEGENQKTIIQRLVMTKRKQVAPERRYGREHLRAHELLYTNPKDGSLCSLNTNAPCEMCVDCFLYGFAAGGGGAQKSRIWTEDAFSILPASDVVGDRTINAIYETGTMRDEKGNASTALNTSEYIKPGVHFLDVVTLKDVTADELRYIIGNILFTSRYGAVSSRVGRMENEILGVFGSITELPSSLELVQATYDALGKPLEHPLNIKQLITASKQVIANWKNKRGVSVQLSEEELANLLTDVETNWSPDERDNFLKRLTQSYESFRQVAPEKNKGKGKSKGKNTPVEVEI, encoded by the coding sequence ATGTCTATTTCAAAACTTTCCTCGGTACTAGCGACAAGTTATGAGAACTTCCCCAAAGGACGTTTTATTACTTTAGTTGTTTTAAGAACAACCCACTCTGAAACTATCTTTCGCACAGAAGGTTCAGGTGAGCCAATGTGTAGCGAATTTGTCCAAGCTGGTTTAGAGGGTGAAAATCAAAAAACTATAATTCAACGCTTGGTAATGACTAAGCGTAAACAAGTAGCACCAGAAAGACGCTACGGACGAGAACATTTAAGAGCGCATGAGCTTTTATACACTAACCCTAAAGATGGCTCTCTTTGTTCTTTAAATACTAATGCACCTTGTGAAATGTGTGTGGATTGTTTCCTCTACGGCTTCGCGGCTGGTGGGGGTGGCGCTCAAAAAAGTCGCATTTGGACTGAAGACGCTTTTAGTATTTTACCTGCTAGTGATGTTGTAGGCGATCGCACCATAAACGCCATCTACGAAACTGGTACAATGCGCGATGAAAAAGGTAACGCCTCAACAGCTTTAAATACCAGCGAATACATCAAACCAGGCGTGCATTTTCTGGATGTCGTCACCCTAAAAGATGTAACTGCGGATGAACTGCGCTATATCATCGGTAACATTCTTTTCACAAGTCGTTATGGTGCGGTTTCCAGTCGTGTTGGACGTATGGAAAACGAGATATTAGGTGTATTTGGTAGTATTACCGAACTTCCTAGTTCTCTGGAACTTGTACAAGCTACTTATGATGCATTAGGTAAGCCTTTAGAACACCCTTTGAATATTAAACAATTAATTACAGCAAGCAAACAAGTAATTGCTAATTGGAAAAATAAGAGAGGTGTTTCTGTGCAGTTATCTGAAGAAGAATTAGCCAATTTACTGACTGATGTAGAAACTAATTGGTCACCAGATGAACGTGATAATTTTCTCAAGCGTTTAACGCAATCCTATGAATCCTTCCGTCAGGTTGCGCCTGAAAAAAACAAAGGTAAAGGTAAAAGCAAAGGCAAAAATACACCAGTTGAAGTAGAGATTTAG